In the genome of Kazachstania africana CBS 2517 chromosome 6, complete genome, the window CAATTTCCCACTGTTTCTTTCCACCTTGCTTTTCTCTGCTATTGAGAACGGCTGACATTGCTCATTGACCCACGAGgtcatcttttcttttccctTCTCCGAGCTTCTCCAAGATTCTCATGACACCGCGGCAATTCGCACCCGGGCCGTGGAATCTGAATGTGGGAAAAAAGAGTCAAACGGCAGATTCATTCCTGTTTTTCCGTCGTGAATATGGAAAATGACTCTACCGTCAAGGTCACCAATTCACCGATACTGTGTATATATGATGTAGATGTAGTCATGCTGCCATGCAAGATAATTACATAATGTTCTTGGTCGGTCATCTCGTTAAGGGTGCTGATGACAGACGCGAAGCCACATTCCAATTCCATATTATATCGTGCATGAAAATTGAAACGTGATCTACTAAGAAGTGATTCCTATTGCTTCAAATCTTGGGATGGTAGGTtgttataaatttttaagaAACTGTGTAATCCAATTACCGGTAAATATCTTGTTTTCCTCTGGAGAGACCTTGTCAGTACTctagtttttcaaaattagattGCAGCTTGGAATGTCCCCGCATCgaacaaaatattaaaaataatatcgTTGTATAATCTACATCATTCGCTATAAGATTCTAACTAAtacatttttgataattattttatttcattttaaaatttaatatatataatgaaaaatatttattagtATTTGTTTTGTGCAGAAAACCCAacataaaaagaaaattgttaAAATTTGTTACTTAAATATAAGAGTTATCCGTTTAATGACGTCTGGAAGCAGCAATGACATTgttcatttcttcaacCTTAGCCTTAGCTCTCTTGAAAGAACCTAATCTCTTCTTGGCGACCTTTCTAGCTCTCTTTTCACCAGAGTTTCTGATTAAATCGACTAATCTTCTTTCGTATGGAGCTAAACCAGCAATTTCCTTGACTAAGGATCTAACGAAAGTGGTTCTGTTAGAAGAAGCACCCTTCTTGTAAGAGATCTTTGGAGCTGGGGTAATTGGAGTGACCTTCTTACCTTTGTTTAAACCAACAGCAATACctgtaataataaaagaatttttttagttaGTATTATACGccttttaagaaaaaaataaagacTCGCTCAGTTGAATGCTATCTACGTATTTTGTTCACATATCTATGATTGGGGGATGAGAACCCCGTATTTCCTGTTAGTGTAAGTAATATTATACcacttttattttcaagtatttgataaaaattttttttctcatacttcaaaaattcaacatATCGCAGTTCTATAATCATTCCCATATAGTTTCAATAGAACATATTCGATGAATCGTTCTACTTAAGTTCGAACGCAACTAGTAATTATTCCTGTTGTATTGGGTAATATGCCATTTGCTCGAAATCacatttttccttttcaccttttatatttttcaacgtTTCGTAGCTCAACTCTCATAATCTTATACTATCTTGTATCATCCACATACCTGATTTGACAGCCATTTTGTATATGTTTACTTCGATTAGATTGCTTAGAACTAATATATACCAAAATTTCtctatcaaaattatatatgttatttcatcatttcaatatgatttttcattagatTTCCCTCTCTATCCCAGGATAGTGCTCCATGGCGCAATCCATACACTTCCTCTGCGTCCCGGCTCATCCATCGGTCGGCAAACGGAACATCTCTGTCTGGGATATTTCCCTTGCTAGCGAGACCTTCCTTCCAGCGTTCACAGCATCAGGCGGAAACTGTAATGCTGTGCACGCCCAGCAGTGCTATCAGTCTGCGCGAGATTATCCTTTCGACTTGACGCAGTGAGTTTCtcaaatggaaaaataattttacaTTCTCCAAAAAAACTTTtacatgaaaaatttgaaccaTATATAAGATGTACGGATGTAAGGCAGTCAAACGAAAATGCAAAATACAAAATTCCAACGAGGGTAACGGAATAACGAAAGTTGTGATGAATTTCAGATATAAACGGGTAAAGTTATGTAATATGTGACTACGATCAATCTTTTCTAAACACCTTTTTAAAGCCTGTCCAGCGCCCTGTTAATGAAGGTGATTTAGGCACTTCTTGGTTTTCCTTGGCAGGCACATTCAAATTTGCCGGTGAGGATTCCAAAGATGACTCAATGCTGGATATTTGCCTTGCACTTTTCTTGTTGAATTTCTTAAGTTCGAGGATGGAGTTCTCCAatacttttattttctccTTCAACTCCAAATTCTGCTCCATAACCTCAGATGTTCTTTCCATCGTTCTCTCCAAATCTTGTTTCAAATCACTTTTTAATGCAGCATCTGGATTCGGAATTGATtccttttgaatttcttcctGCAGACGCTCTTCCAGGTGagtcaaattttcttttaaatcattattttcatctaaaAGGGTTTCAATCTTTAATCTGTTCTCTATGAGTTCGTTCGCAATATTTATATGCTCTGTGCTTAGTTGCGCATAATCACGACGAAGTTTAGTTGCCTCCTTTTGTAGTTGTTGATTTTTGATTCTCATCGCCTCATATTGTGCTTCTCTTTGATGttcaatttgatgaatttcaTCATACTCGGCGGCATATCTTCCCAACGATATTGGTGTAATATGAACAGCTTCCATAGCATCATTTACAAACAAATCGACATCGTAATGACTGTCGTTTGTGGTTTCGTTATTTACCCTATTACTGTTTTGACTTCGTGGTGTCACGGACCTTTCCAGATATACGTGAGTCGCAGCTTCTGATTTTGAACGTGTTTGATGATTCTCCCTTAGGTagtattcaaataattcattcttcaaaaagtttAATAACTGATCGAATTTCAGTTCTAGCATCTGTAGCTGATTTTTTAACATCAAGTTTACTGCAAATTTGAATGTAGATTCAACACCTTCTA includes:
- the RPL36B gene encoding 60S ribosomal protein eL36 (similar to Saccharomyces cerevisiae RPL36A (YMR194W) and RPL36B (YPL249C-A); ancestral locus Anc_6.283), with amino-acid sequence MAVKSGIAVGLNKGKKVTPITPAPKISYKKGASSNRTTFVRSLVKEIAGLAPYERRLVDLIRNSGEKRARKVAKKRLGSFKRAKAKVEEMNNVIAASRRH